In a genomic window of Zingiber officinale cultivar Zhangliang chromosome 9B, Zo_v1.1, whole genome shotgun sequence:
- the LOC122025380 gene encoding protein GL2-INTERACTING REPRESSOR 1-like, translating into MMKHHVRRSLQKVDLNLKLALPARGDAPGIDVDDYGSPEQLSSPSSCLSLEADRDSPKEAAPMVLAACPQCFMYVMLCSADSKCPRCKSDVLLDFLHGSNAGEMTRKM; encoded by the coding sequence ATGATGAAGCATCACGTCCGGAGGAGCCTGCAGAAGGTGGACCTGAACTTGAAGCTCGCGCTGCCGGCGAGAGGGGACGCACCGGGGATTGACGTGGATGACTACGGATCGCCGGAGCAGTTGTCGTCGCCGAGCTCGTGCCTGTCTTTGGAGGCTGACCGCGACAGCCCGAAGGAGGCGGCGCCGATGGTGCTCGCCGCCTGCCCACAGTGCTTCATGTACGTGATGCTCTGCAGCGCGGATAGCAAGTGCCCCAGGTGCAAGAGCGATGTCCTCCTGGACTTCCTCCACGGCAGCAACGCCGGCGAGATGACCAGGAAAATGTAA